Proteins encoded by one window of Scatophagus argus isolate fScaArg1 chromosome 8, fScaArg1.pri, whole genome shotgun sequence:
- the tcf15 gene encoding transcription factor 15, giving the protein MMTFAMLRPVATHLIYSDLTVTSEDDENRSESDGSSEQSFCGSTEKRRRLSHQVEGDSQVIVKQRSAANARERGRTQSVNTAFTALRTLIPTEPVDRKLSKIETLRLASSYISHLANVLLLGDGGADEQPCLGAAHAQVDSGAQQPRTICTFCLSSQRKGIKDGKDCLKMRGLGPLRTRR; this is encoded by the exons ATGATGACTTTCGCTATGCTGCGGCCTGTGGCGACACACTTGATCTATTCAGACTTAACTGTCACGTCCGAGGATGATGAAAACCGGAGCGAAAGTGACGGCAGCTCGGAGCAAAGTTTCTGTGGCTCAACCGAAAAGCGGAGGAGGCTTTCCCACCAAGTGGAAGGAGATTCCCAGGTGATCGTGAAGCAGAGGAGCGCAGCTAACGCCAGGGAGAGAGGCAGGACCCAGAGTGTCAACACCGCGTTCACGGCTCTCCGGACTCTCATACCCACCGAGCCAGTGGACAGAAAGCTCTCCAAAATCGAAACTCTTCGACTGGCGTCCAGCTACATCTCCCATCTGGCCAACGTGCTTCTTCTCGGGGACGGCGGCGCTGATGAGCAGCCATGTCTCGGCGCGGCTCATGCGCAAGTAGACAGCGGAGCGCAGCAGCCGCGGACCATCTGCACCTTCTGTTTGAGCAGCCAGAGAAAAGGG ATAAAAGATGGCAAAGACTGTTTAAAAATGCGAGGGCTGGGTCCGCTGCGAACGAGACGCTGA